The DNA segment AGTTTTTATCACGAAACCGGGAAGGAAATAAAACTAAAGCCAATTGTCAACAAGCAACCTCTTGGTGAGATAAAGGTAGCCTCCGGCGAAGAAGCGATTTTGGACAAGCCTTTGCCCGAAGCAAGCTATAAAGACGGGCAGATCACATTAACCATAGAAAAAACAAAAGGCCCGATTGCAGTTTGCGGCAAGATACTCATTTACGAAAATCCGACAGGACAGGGACATGGCGGAGCGCAATCGGAAGAAATAACCAGCATAACACCCAATTACATTAACAAGCTTTACCAGAACTTTCCAAATCCCTTCAGCCATAAAACAAGTTTCAATTACCAGATCAAAAACCAGGGCCAGGTAACGTTTAAGGTCTACAATGCCTTGGGCCAGTTGGTAAATACTTTGGTTAATGAAACTAAACCGGCCGGAGCCTACCAAGTGGAATGGGATGGCAAGGACGGGTGCGGCCTTAAAGTATCTTCCGGGGTTTACATCTACCGGCTACAGACGGGAGACTTCATGGAAACTAAGAAGATGGTGGTGATAAAATAAAACAGTAGTTGTTTCATAAAGGGGAACGCTTAAAACAGTGTTCCCCTTTATTTTTATTTACATATTGACCAAAATTCCTATTTATGGTAAATTGATATCCTGCATTTCCCCCAATTTTAGCCCCTTTGGTGTCTTAGTGTCACTTCGGTAAACTCAGTGCATCGCTCTGTGGCAAAAATAATTAATCCTGTCAAAAAATGCCTCCCGAAAATAAAAATACTCCCCCCAAAAAGATCATGGTGCTGATGCCCGACGGCAAGGTGATAGAGCCCTCCGGCAAGCAGATCATGGTGATCATGCCCGACGGTCGGGTGATGGAGCCGTCCA comes from the bacterium genome and includes:
- a CDS encoding T9SS type A sorting domain-containing protein, with product SFYHETGKEIKLKPIVNKQPLGEIKVASGEEAILDKPLPEASYKDGQITLTIEKTKGPIAVCGKILIYENPTGQGHGGAQSEEITSITPNYINKLYQNFPNPFSHKTSFNYQIKNQGQVTFKVYNALGQLVNTLVNETKPAGAYQVEWDGKDGCGLKVSSGVYIYRLQTGDFMETKKMVVIK